One Chiloscyllium plagiosum isolate BGI_BamShark_2017 chromosome 12, ASM401019v2, whole genome shotgun sequence DNA window includes the following coding sequences:
- the wu:fc50b12 gene encoding uncharacterized protein wu:fc50b12 isoform X1: MTCRTQEVLLVSLVCCYLSGSVLLRSLSQDAVINLKSVQELAKDLGFQWTIVACELGFSRAEISHFHRASLEKKVQARKMLESWYEKSWNKVNKTKMLQDALERAGRKDLADKLQCLHWGHQKLSRRVELPSAFPFLITIHKTINNREGLQKINQLSHK, translated from the exons ATGACCTGCCGAACACAGGAG GTGTTGCTGGTATCTTTGGTATGTTGTTATTTGAGTGGTTCTGTTCTGCTCCGATCCCTGAGTCAGGATGCAGTCATCAACCTGAAGTCTGTCCAGGAACTGGCCAAAGACCTAGGCTTTCAATGGACCATCGTGGCCTGTGAGCTGGGCTTCAGCAGAGCAGAGATCAGCCACTTCCATAGAGCCTCCCTGGAGAAAAAGGTGCAAGCAAGGAAAATGCTAGAGAGCTG GTACGAGAAATCCTGgaacaaagtgaacaaaacaaagATGCTGcaggatgctttggaaagggctgGGAGGAAGGATTTGGCAGATAAGCTACAGTGTCTGCACTGGGGTCACCAGAAACTCAGTCGGCGTGTGGAgctaccctcagcctttccctttCTCATCACCATACACAAGACCATTAATAACCGGGAAGGGTTGCAAAAAATCAATCAGCTCAGCCATAAATAA
- the wu:fc50b12 gene encoding uncharacterized protein wu:fc50b12 isoform X2 yields the protein MTCRTQEDAVINLKSVQELAKDLGFQWTIVACELGFSRAEISHFHRASLEKKVQARKMLESWYEKSWNKVNKTKMLQDALERAGRKDLADKLQCLHWGHQKLSRRVELPSAFPFLITIHKTINNREGLQKINQLSHK from the exons ATGACCTGCCGAACACAGGAG GATGCAGTCATCAACCTGAAGTCTGTCCAGGAACTGGCCAAAGACCTAGGCTTTCAATGGACCATCGTGGCCTGTGAGCTGGGCTTCAGCAGAGCAGAGATCAGCCACTTCCATAGAGCCTCCCTGGAGAAAAAGGTGCAAGCAAGGAAAATGCTAGAGAGCTG GTACGAGAAATCCTGgaacaaagtgaacaaaacaaagATGCTGcaggatgctttggaaagggctgGGAGGAAGGATTTGGCAGATAAGCTACAGTGTCTGCACTGGGGTCACCAGAAACTCAGTCGGCGTGTGGAgctaccctcagcctttccctttCTCATCACCATACACAAGACCATTAATAACCGGGAAGGGTTGCAAAAAATCAATCAGCTCAGCCATAAATAA